In Cedecea neteri, a single genomic region encodes these proteins:
- the cysD gene encoding sulfate adenylyltransferase subunit CysD, with translation MDQKRLTHLRQLEAESIHIIREVAAEFSNPVMMYSIGKDSSVMLHLARKAFYPGTLPFPLLHVDTGWKFREMYEFRDRTAKAYGCDLIVHRNPEGVAMGINPFVHGSAKHTDIMKTEGLKQALNKYGFDAAFGGARRDEEKSRAKERIYSFRDRFHRWDPKNQRPELWHNYNGQINKGESIRVFPLSNWTELDIWQYIYLENIDIVPLYLAAPRPVLERDGMLMMIDDDRIDLQPGEVIEQRMVRFRTLGCWPLTGAVESTAQTLPEIIEEMLVSTTSERQGRMIDRDQAGSMELKKRQGYF, from the coding sequence ATGGACCAAAAACGACTCACTCACTTGCGGCAACTGGAGGCTGAAAGCATCCATATTATCCGTGAGGTCGCTGCCGAATTTTCTAATCCGGTGATGATGTATTCCATTGGGAAAGACTCTTCGGTCATGCTGCATTTGGCCCGTAAAGCTTTCTACCCAGGTACGCTGCCGTTCCCGCTGCTGCACGTTGATACCGGCTGGAAATTCCGCGAAATGTACGAATTCCGTGACCGCACGGCGAAAGCCTACGGCTGCGATCTTATCGTGCACCGCAACCCTGAAGGCGTGGCGATGGGCATTAACCCGTTTGTTCACGGCAGCGCAAAGCATACCGATATCATGAAAACCGAAGGGCTTAAGCAGGCGCTGAATAAATACGGTTTTGATGCTGCCTTTGGCGGCGCGCGTCGCGATGAAGAGAAATCCCGTGCCAAAGAGCGTATTTACTCTTTCCGCGATCGCTTCCATCGCTGGGACCCCAAAAACCAGCGCCCTGAGCTGTGGCATAACTACAACGGCCAGATAAATAAAGGCGAAAGCATTCGCGTTTTCCCTCTCTCTAACTGGACCGAGCTGGATATCTGGCAATATATCTACCTGGAAAATATCGACATCGTTCCGCTGTATCTGGCGGCTCCGCGTCCCGTACTGGAACGCGACGGTATGCTGATGATGATTGACGACGATCGTATCGATTTGCAGCCGGGTGAAGTGATTGAACAACGTATGGTGCGCTTCCGTACCCTGGGTTGCTGGCCGCTGACCGGCGCGGTGGAGTCAACCGCGCAGACGCTGCCGGAGATCATCGAAGAGATGCTGGTTTCCACTACCAGTGAACGCCAGGGACGCATGATTGACCGCGACCAGGCCGGCTCGATGGAGCTGAAAAAACGCCAGGGTTATTTCTAA